In one Tessaracoccus palaemonis genomic region, the following are encoded:
- the rpsF gene encoding 30S ribosomal protein S6, producing the protein MRKYEVMVLVDSDVDDRQVPALIDKHLEVITNGGGTVDEVDHWGRRRLAYDINKKSEAVYAVVTLTAEPAVVSELDRLMSIDEKIVRTKVQRVDVKK; encoded by the coding sequence ATGCGTAAGTACGAAGTCATGGTCCTCGTCGATTCCGACGTTGACGATCGCCAGGTGCCCGCACTGATCGACAAGCACCTTGAGGTCATCACCAACGGTGGTGGCACGGTCGACGAGGTCGACCACTGGGGTCGCCGTCGACTCGCCTACGACATCAACAAGAAGTCCGAGGCCGTCTACGCCGTCGTCACCCTCACCGCGGAGCCCGCGGTCGTCTCGGAGCTGGATCGTCTCATGTCGATCGACGAGAAGATCGTGCGCACCAAGGTGCAGCGAGTGGACGTCAAGAAGTAA
- a CDS encoding ABC-F family ATP-binding cassette domain-containing protein yields MAHSPVPAVVVDGLTYSLSDGSVILDDISARFPPGHTGLIGPNGSGKSTLLALIAGRLTPTAGTIRASGRVHLVPQRLPSDGRVADLLGISGVLAALRAVEAGSVDQAHFDAVGDDWDVEARALAELDALGFAGAAPLLERSVATLSGGEATRVALAGARLARAEVTLLDEPTNNLDTATRRWLYDALDGWQGALIVVSHDRELLDRVDALVDLDRRGVVSFGGNFHDYAEFRAARQETAERRLKEADAGLARAKRQAQVELQREAQRNRAGRRERAADNVNKMEAHYFQNRSERGSAAKAVAHQKAVAQAAEARSEADDAARTHDVIRVELPDTTVASGKEVLKLTVGDATLDVVGPERIRLEGANGSGKSTLLGTMLSGEAPAWAAGLMAGVTVSRMPAVPVGVLAQRLDELDAFDSAIDAVRDAAPARTPHDARALLARFLIRGDRADQAPSTMSGGERFRVGLARVLFRDPAPQLLVLDEPTNNLDLDSVEQLVAALEDYRGALIVVTHDEHLARELRVSRTWSASRDGQGPVRVADRFPELVEGPWPLRFPELVEGP; encoded by the coding sequence ATGGCGCATTCCCCCGTTCCCGCCGTCGTCGTCGACGGCCTCACCTATTCCCTTTCCGACGGTTCCGTCATCCTCGATGACATCTCCGCGCGCTTCCCTCCCGGACACACGGGCCTGATCGGCCCCAACGGCTCGGGCAAGTCGACGCTGCTGGCGCTGATCGCCGGGCGGCTCACGCCCACCGCGGGCACGATCCGCGCGTCGGGGCGCGTACACCTCGTGCCCCAGCGGCTGCCGTCCGACGGCCGGGTCGCCGACCTGCTGGGCATCTCCGGGGTCCTGGCCGCGCTGCGCGCCGTCGAGGCGGGGTCTGTGGATCAGGCCCACTTCGACGCCGTCGGCGACGACTGGGATGTCGAGGCCCGCGCGCTGGCGGAGCTCGACGCGCTCGGCTTCGCGGGCGCCGCCCCGCTGCTCGAGCGGTCCGTCGCGACGCTGTCCGGCGGCGAGGCGACGCGCGTCGCGCTGGCCGGCGCGCGGCTGGCGAGGGCCGAGGTCACACTGCTCGACGAGCCGACCAACAACCTCGACACGGCCACCCGGCGCTGGCTCTACGACGCGCTCGACGGCTGGCAGGGAGCGCTGATCGTCGTCAGCCACGACCGCGAGCTGCTCGACCGGGTCGACGCCCTGGTGGACCTCGACCGGCGCGGCGTGGTGTCGTTCGGCGGCAACTTCCACGACTACGCCGAGTTCCGCGCCGCGCGTCAGGAGACGGCCGAGCGGCGGCTGAAGGAGGCCGACGCCGGCCTGGCGCGGGCGAAGCGGCAGGCGCAGGTCGAGTTGCAGCGCGAGGCGCAGCGCAACCGCGCGGGTCGCCGGGAGCGGGCGGCCGACAACGTGAACAAGATGGAGGCCCACTACTTCCAGAACCGCTCGGAGCGCGGGTCGGCGGCGAAGGCCGTCGCGCACCAGAAGGCCGTCGCGCAGGCGGCCGAGGCGCGCTCGGAGGCCGACGACGCGGCCCGCACGCACGACGTGATCCGCGTCGAGCTGCCCGACACCACCGTCGCGTCGGGCAAGGAGGTGCTCAAGCTCACCGTCGGGGACGCCACGCTGGACGTCGTCGGGCCGGAGCGCATCCGTCTCGAGGGCGCCAACGGCTCGGGCAAGTCCACGCTGCTTGGCACGATGCTGTCGGGCGAGGCACCGGCGTGGGCCGCGGGACTCATGGCGGGCGTGACGGTGTCGCGGATGCCGGCCGTCCCCGTCGGGGTGCTGGCGCAGCGGCTGGACGAGCTCGACGCGTTCGACAGCGCGATCGACGCCGTGCGCGACGCAGCCCCCGCGCGGACCCCGCACGACGCACGAGCGCTGCTCGCCCGGTTCCTGATCCGCGGCGACCGCGCCGACCAGGCGCCGTCGACCATGTCAGGCGGTGAGCGGTTCCGCGTCGGTCTGGCGCGGGTGCTGTTCCGCGACCCTGCCCCGCAGCTGCTGGTGCTCGACGAGCCGACGAACAACCTCGACCTGGACAGCGTCGAGCAGCTCGTCGCCGCGTTGGAGGACTACCGGGGCGCGCTCATCGTCGTGACGCACGACGAGCACCTGGCCCGCGAGCTGCGGGTGTCCCGGACGTGGTCCGCGTCGCGCGACGGGCAGGGGCCGGTTCGGGTCGCGGACCGGTTCCCTGAGCTTGTCGAAGGGCCCTGGCCCCTGCGGTTCCCTGAGCTTGTCGAAGGGCCCTGA
- a CDS encoding AMP-dependent synthetase/ligase produces MSDHVAVRMREAIAANRNRTATRIREGEGWVTQTYAEFGERLRRVAQGLLDAGVETGGRVGIFLGNRPEWSEIDFGAGTVRAVPVPIYATSTPEQIRYIAQDSGLSVMFVGVQSEAERVLAVADELPALERIVIVKPYPGMPERLEAYEDFIANPATDAVDARLADATGDDLASIIYTSGTTGDPKGVMLQHKALVAQSEVLDKFFDIRPEDHSLCFLPLSHALERAWTTVVLMHGCMNTYVENARTVAEQMVLAKPTMLVSVPKLYETVYTTAHGKASGSPVKREIFAWALRIGRHNQYAYRAGRRPNAWLRAQLKLADKLVLRSVRDALGGPKTVLACGGAPLRIEIEEFFASIGLPILQGYGLTEASPLVTFNAPADFKEGTVGKVLPGGELRIGDLGEILYRGPNVMQGYWNNPEATKDTIDEEGWLRTGDVGYVDTEGFLTITDRLKDIIVTLGGKNVAPQPIEGLILADPLFEHAVILGDNRPYVTLLVKPSLPHVEALAAKLHWPGTSVDWMSSNELLEEMKRRVAELTAKLPTQDQPKDTKVLHDEFTMDNGLLTPTLKVRRREVEKRFKEIVDEMYARYEQRKR; encoded by the coding sequence ATGTCCGATCACGTCGCAGTGCGCATGCGTGAGGCCATCGCCGCGAACCGGAACCGCACAGCGACCCGCATCCGCGAGGGCGAGGGGTGGGTCACGCAGACCTATGCCGAGTTCGGCGAGCGGCTCCGGCGGGTCGCACAGGGCCTGCTCGATGCCGGCGTCGAGACAGGTGGCCGCGTCGGCATCTTCCTCGGGAACCGGCCGGAGTGGTCCGAGATCGACTTCGGGGCCGGCACCGTCCGGGCGGTCCCCGTGCCCATCTACGCCACCAGCACCCCCGAGCAGATCCGCTACATCGCGCAGGACTCCGGGCTCAGCGTCATGTTCGTCGGCGTGCAGAGCGAGGCCGAGCGCGTCCTCGCCGTCGCCGACGAGCTACCCGCGCTGGAGCGCATCGTCATCGTCAAGCCGTACCCCGGCATGCCCGAGCGGCTCGAGGCGTACGAGGACTTCATCGCCAATCCGGCCACCGACGCGGTCGACGCCCGCCTCGCCGACGCGACCGGCGACGACCTCGCGTCGATCATCTACACCTCCGGCACCACGGGCGACCCCAAGGGCGTGATGCTGCAGCACAAGGCGCTGGTCGCTCAGTCCGAGGTCCTCGACAAGTTCTTCGACATCCGGCCCGAGGACCACTCGCTGTGCTTCCTCCCCCTGTCTCACGCGCTGGAGCGCGCCTGGACGACGGTCGTGCTGATGCACGGCTGTATGAACACCTACGTCGAGAACGCGCGCACCGTCGCCGAGCAGATGGTGCTCGCCAAGCCGACGATGCTCGTCAGCGTCCCGAAGCTCTACGAGACTGTCTACACGACGGCGCACGGCAAGGCCTCCGGGTCGCCGGTCAAGCGTGAGATCTTCGCGTGGGCCCTGCGGATCGGCCGCCACAACCAGTACGCCTACCGCGCCGGCCGTCGGCCCAACGCGTGGCTGCGGGCGCAGCTGAAGCTCGCCGACAAGTTGGTCCTGCGGTCGGTCCGCGACGCGCTCGGCGGCCCCAAGACCGTGCTGGCCTGCGGCGGTGCCCCGCTGCGGATCGAGATCGAGGAGTTCTTCGCCTCCATCGGCCTGCCGATCCTGCAGGGCTACGGCCTGACCGAGGCGTCCCCGCTCGTCACGTTCAACGCGCCCGCCGACTTCAAGGAGGGCACCGTCGGAAAGGTGCTGCCCGGCGGCGAGCTGCGCATCGGCGACCTCGGCGAGATCCTCTACCGCGGCCCCAACGTGATGCAGGGCTACTGGAACAACCCGGAGGCCACGAAGGACACCATCGACGAGGAGGGCTGGCTGCGCACCGGCGACGTCGGCTACGTCGACACCGAGGGCTTCCTCACCATCACCGACCGCCTCAAGGACATCATCGTCACGCTCGGCGGCAAGAACGTCGCGCCGCAGCCCATCGAGGGCCTGATCCTCGCCGACCCGCTGTTCGAGCACGCCGTCATCCTCGGCGACAACCGCCCGTACGTCACGCTGCTGGTCAAGCCGTCGCTCCCACACGTCGAGGCCCTTGCCGCGAAGCTGCACTGGCCCGGCACGTCGGTGGACTGGATGTCGTCCAACGAGCTGCTCGAGGAGATGAAGAGGCGCGTCGCTGAACTCACCGCGAAGCTGCCGACGCAGGACCAGCCGAAGGACACCAAGGTCCTGCACGACGAGTTCACGATGGACAACGGCCTGCTGACCCCGACGCTGAAGGTCCGCCGCCGTGAGGTGGAGAAGCGGTTCAAGGAGATCGTCGACGAGATGTACGCGCGCTATGAGCAGCGCAAGCGCTGA
- a CDS encoding rhodanese-like domain-containing protein, which translates to MGLLDFLGKGSSSGLSIDETLMALSKGAVLIDVRTPNEYEAGHAPGARPVDPKALATDPLDAIHGDDPLAEREAAIVVMCDNGLRSTIVARQLREQGVLAESVAGGLRAWAKDGNPVLPGKYRGRR; encoded by the coding sequence ATGGGACTGCTGGATTTTCTGGGGAAGGGGTCGTCGTCGGGGCTCAGCATCGACGAGACCCTGATGGCGCTCAGCAAGGGCGCGGTGCTGATCGACGTGCGGACGCCGAACGAGTACGAGGCCGGGCACGCGCCCGGCGCCCGCCCCGTCGACCCGAAGGCGCTGGCGACCGACCCTCTCGACGCGATCCACGGCGACGACCCGCTGGCCGAACGTGAAGCGGCGATCGTCGTGATGTGTGACAACGGGCTGCGCAGCACGATCGTCGCCAGACAGTTGCGTGAGCAGGGTGTGCTGGCTGAATCGGTCGCTGGCGGGCTGCGGGCCTGGGCCAAAGACGGCAACCCGGTGCTGCCGGGCAAGTACCGGGGGCGTCGATGA
- a CDS encoding SGNH/GDSL hydrolase family protein has protein sequence MKTSHKLAIGAGVAALGTIAVRYLRGARTIARHVDDYAQHWGRGHHHTDGVIHYVALGDSAAQGVGASSVEASYVSIIAERLREATGRPVAVTNLSVSGAVSGDVVRDQLPVLRDLRFTPDLVTLDIGGNDVVFSGSNTVESFAASLDTILGELPAGSFVGDVPWFTLPNLGVRAKKMSDVAAKLVTLHEHHLVPLFEATKQTGYLRFHRHTAGDWFHPNDKGYLAWADLFWAELVASGRVAELTPPAE, from the coding sequence ATGAAGACCTCGCACAAGCTGGCGATCGGGGCCGGCGTCGCGGCGCTCGGCACCATCGCGGTGCGCTACCTCAGGGGTGCCCGGACCATTGCCCGCCACGTCGACGACTATGCGCAGCACTGGGGCAGGGGGCACCACCACACCGACGGCGTCATCCATTACGTCGCCCTCGGCGACTCCGCGGCTCAGGGCGTGGGCGCGAGCAGCGTCGAGGCCAGCTACGTGTCGATCATCGCGGAGCGGCTTCGTGAGGCAACGGGTCGACCTGTCGCCGTGACCAACCTGTCGGTCTCGGGGGCGGTCAGCGGGGATGTCGTCCGCGACCAGCTGCCGGTGCTGCGCGACCTGCGCTTCACGCCCGACCTCGTGACGCTGGACATCGGCGGCAACGACGTCGTGTTCAGCGGCAGCAACACCGTCGAGTCGTTCGCGGCGAGCCTGGACACCATCCTGGGGGAGCTGCCCGCGGGCAGCTTCGTCGGCGACGTGCCGTGGTTCACCCTGCCGAACCTCGGGGTGCGGGCGAAGAAGATGAGCGACGTCGCGGCGAAGCTGGTGACACTGCACGAGCACCATCTCGTGCCGCTCTTCGAGGCGACCAAGCAGACTGGCTACCTGCGGTTCCACCGCCACACGGCCGGCGACTGGTTCCACCCGAACGACAAGGGCTACCTGGCCTGGGCGGATCTGTTCTGGGCGGAGCTCGTCGCCAGCGGCAGGGTCGCCGAACTCACGCCCCCTGCCGAGTGA